The DNA window GCTTCCATCGGGTCTCGAGACCTCGAGACGGGTCCTCGAGCGCGCCGAAACGGACGCCTCGGTCGTCGTACTGGTGACGGACGGCCGGGCGAACGTCGCCGACGGCAGTCCGACCGAGGCGACTCGACAGGCCGCACGCGGGCTTGCTGGCGACGCCGTGACTGTGCTTGTCGTCGATGCCGGCGACGACTCTCGAGCAGGGCTCTCGAAACTGGTCGCGAGCGAGAGCGGGGGCGAGTTGGTGTCCCTCGAGGCGCTATCCGCCGAGACGGTCCGCGAGGCGGCGGATCGAGCCCTAACGGATGACTCGAGGTGAGGAAAAGCGAATGCAGCCTCGTGACTGGTGTCTCCGAATCCGGATCAACATTCATTTGACCCCGCTGTTCCGTTATTCGACGAGATGACTGACGCGGGGGATAATTCGGTGGACAGGGACGCTGATAGCGGAGATGAACGCGAGGTCAGCGACGATATCGAATACGGCATCGACGAGAAACCGCCGGTCGGCGAATCGACGGTGCTCGGCATTCAACACTATCTGACGATGGTGGGGGCGAACATCGCCGTGCCACTGATTCTGGCCGATGTAATGGGAATGCCCGAGGAACTGTGGCCGCAGTTCATCGGGACTTTCTTTGTGGTGTCGGGAATCGCGACGCTGGCGCAGACGACGTTCGGGAATCGGTACCCGATCGTGCAGGGCGCACCGTTCTCGATGCTCGCACCGGCGATGGCGATCATTGCCGTGGTCACCGCTGGTGGGGTCGGCGGCGGAGACGACTGGCAGGCCGCATTACTGCAGCTACAGGGTGCGATCATCGTCGCCGCGACCGTGCAGGTCGCGATGGGGTATTTCGGCCTCGTCGGAAAGCTCCGAAACTACCTCTCTCCCGTCGTCGTCGCGCCGACGATTGCCCTGATCGGACTCTCGCTATTCGACGCCGATCAGATCACCCAGACAGACCAGAGTTGGCTGTTGCTCGGGCTGACGCTCGGTCTCATCTTGTTGTTCTCGCAGTATCTCGAGCTCAAACACAAGGCGTTCCGGCTGTACCCGGTTATTCTGGGTATCGGAATCGCGTGGATCACGGCAGCGGGTCTCTCGGTTACGAACGTGCTCGGAAGCGACCATCCAGGCCACGTTCCACTCGGTGATGTGACGGATACGACGTTACTCTTGCCGATCCACCCCTTCCAGTGGGGGATGCCGGAGTTCACGACTGCCTTCATCATCGGGATGTTCGCGGGCGTGCTCGCGTCGATCGTCGAGAGCATCGGCGACTACTACGCCGTCGCGAACATGACCGGAAACGGCGCACCGAGCGAGCAACGGATCAACCACGGTATCGGGATGGAAGGGCTGATGAACATCTTTTCCGGCGTGATGGGAACCGGCGGATCGACCTCCTACTCGGAGAACGTCGGCGCGATCGGCCTGACCGGCGTCGCCTCTCGGTACGTCGTCCAGATCGGTGCCGTCGTCATGCTCGTCTTCGGATTCGTCGGCTACTTCGGCCAACTCGTCGCGACGATTCCCGACCCGATCATCGGCGGCCTCTTCATCGCCATGTTCGCCCAGATCGTCGCCGTCGGAATTGGCAACCTCAAACACGTCGACCTCGAGTCCTCGCGGAACGTCTTCATCATCGGCTTCGCCCTCTTCATCGGGATGGCGATGCCCGCGTACATGGGCAACTTCGAGACCACGCTCGCGTTCCGAGACGCCGTCGGCGTCGAGGCCGCCCTCGCCGGCCAACCGGGCTGGCTCGAGACCGCCGGCGAGGCCGTCGTCGACACGGTGTACATCATCGGCTCGACGGGGATGGCCATCGGGGGACTCGCCGCGCTCTTCCTCGACAACACGATTCCAGGAAGCCGAGAGGAACGCGGACTCGCCGCCTGGGAGCAGATCACCGAAGACGACGACGAGTTCGAGTCGTTCTGGGAGCGCTGGCGCGGCTCCGAGCAAGATCAGTAACCCTCGATTCGTTTCGCCGTCCGTTTCTCGGTTCTCCCAGGTCATTTCACTCGAGACGACTGCCGCCGCTGTCGGTGCGTGCAACCCGGCGAGCTATGCCCCTTGGCGTGGTCGACGTGACAATGCCGGAACTCACACTCGAGGACGGCCACCTCTGGTACGAACTGCAGGGAACGGGTCGCCCGCTGGTGTTCATCCACGGCGGCTGGTCGAACGCCCGCGCCTGGGCCCCGCAGGTCGACCGTTTCGCGGACGAGTATCAGGTCCTCACACTCGACGTTCGCGGCCACGGCAATACGGGTGTCACCGACTCGGAGCGCTACTCGATCGAACTCTTTACCGACGACCTCGAGCGACTGCTCGCCGACCTCGATCTCGAGCAGCCGATACTGTGTGGACTCTCGCTCGGATCGATGGTCGTCCAAGAATATCTGGATCGTCACCCGAACGATGTCGCGGCGGCAATACTCGGGGGTGCCGTTCGGTCGATGCCGCCACTCGAGGTGCCCGACTCGACGAAGGCGCTCTTTACACCCACGCCAGCAATCGCGGCGTCGGTCGCCCTGAGCGGCTCCAGGGCGACGTTTCGATCGATGTGTGGTTCGATTCGCGCGGCGACCGGCGGTCACTGGCTTTCCGTCAATCCCGAGATCAGGCGCGATGCGATTGCGGCAGTCGGCGACATCGATCGGGACGAATTTCGGAAAATCTTCGACGCGCTCTATCGCTACGATCCACCCGACCTCTCCGTCGACGCGCCAACGCTCGTCGTCCACGGGGCGAGTGAGGCACCGCTGGTCAAACGACAGGGCCGACAGCTCGTCAGGGATCTTCCCCGTGGCGAGCGAGTCGTGCTTCCCGACTCGGGACATCTCGTCAACCAGGATCGACCAGACGCGTTCAACACGACGTGTGCGACGTTCCTCGAGTCGGCGTTCGAGCGCCGGAGACCGGTCTCGAGCGAGTAACTCCTCGTGAGCCGTTGATTGCCAATCGAGAGACAGAGGAAAAAGCCCATTAGCTCCCCGACACAGTAGCTGTATATGGGACTTGGCAGCACTGCGAAAAAGATTCAGGGTCTGTCGGACCGCGCCGAAGCGATGTACAAGCAAGTACAGGAGCTTCAACAACGTATCATCGGCCTCGAGGAGGAAGTCGACGACACGCACCAAACGGTCGAGAAGATCGACCACCAACTGACCGAACAGCGCGCGCTGTTGCTCGCAATCGCCGAGGAACAGGGTATTGACGGCGAGGAAATTTTAGCCGAAGCCGCAATCGACGAAGCCGAACTCGAGGCCGACGAGAACACGGAGGCCGAAACCGAGGCTGAGACCGGAACCGACGAACCCGTCGAAAACGTCGACGCACCGTCCGAGTAAGCAACTCCTCTGTTCTCTGTCTCCTCGTCAGCTAGCGGTTTCACATCCTGTCCTTTCGACACTCTGCGACGCGACTCACGCGACGAGTCGTCGATGTTCGACTTTCATACAGCGATCCTGAACGACGTCTCGACCATCGGCTTCGACGCGGGCCGCAGCGTCGTCGTCGTGAATCCCCTGTTGGGTCCAGACGACGTCGACGTCCTCGCGCTCGAGTGCGGCGTCGACGATCTCACCGACTTCCTCGCTCGGCCGGAAGATGCAAACGACGTCGATCTCGTCGTCGACATCGGCGAGCGTGTCGGGAACCGACCGACCGAAAATCTCGTCCGCGAAGGGGTTGACCGGGATGACGTCGTACCCCTGCTCGAGCAGGTACTTCGGCACGTCGTGGGCTGCTTTTCCGGGAGTGCTCGAACAGCCTACGACGGCGATCGTCTCGGCGTCGAGCACATTCTTGAGTTCCGCCGGTGTGTCGAGTGGCATACGCGAGCGTACGCGTTCGACGACGAAACCTTTCGGGGTCGACACGGGGCTGCCCGATCAGGACGAAAAGCCAGCCGTGGTGATGATCGGAGTGCCGTCTTCTCCGTCCTCGAGTTCGATGACAGCGTCGAAGAGCTGTTTGAGCGTATTCATCGTCTGCTCGTCGTGAGCCGTCGAGTCGATGACGTAGATACCGGTCGCATCGGCACTCTGGACACGCCCCGTAAAGACGTGCAAAAATCGAAACACGGTCTGGAGATTCGAATACAACAACAACGTCGACACGGAGTGCAGGAGCACCCGGTTCTCGGTCACGCCCCGGCCCTCGTAGAACTCCTCGAGAAACGCCGAGAGGCTGATTCCGATACCAGTCATATCGACGGGTGAAGACGCGTACTTCACTCGTGGATCGTCCTCGACGGTCCCGACCCCGCGTTGTTTCGTAACGCAGTCGACGACACCGACGGGACCGCTGTCTCGAGAACCGGCCGTCGACTCGCGACCCCCACTCGAGTCAGTCGCGGTAGTCGCTGCCTCCGCGACAGCCGCGTCCGCTCCGGAAGATTCGGGGGCTGTCTGGAGATCGTCGACCGACTCGTCGATCGCCTCGAGTACCGTCGTCGCGTCGTCTTCGGTCGAGACGACGATCGAACCACCACCTCGATCGACACCGTTTGCGAGGATATCGAACGCGAGGGTTCGTTTCCCCGTCATTGGGGGGCCAGCAACGAGCACGTTTGTCCCTGGTTGGAAGCCTTTCTCCGGGAGGCTATCGGCGAGACCATGCATACCTAATTTCACATCCATCAACCGTTGTACCGGCCAGCAATCGAACGCTGACGATGATACCGTCTGCCAGTCAAATGTTCAAGCGAGGTTATATTGTTTTTGGTCGAACAGTAACGATCGATAGTGATGGTAGTCGAACACCAAGATATCTTTCGTCACAACGGGTCATTCGGTAGTTACACCGGGAAAACGATCACGCCTCGGCCAACGATAAATGCGACAGCAGCGAGAAACGTTCCGTACTTGAGGTGCTCTTGTCCAGCCGTTGGATCGTCGAAACTCTCGTAGGTCGCGTAGCACATAATCGCGACGGCCGGAACGACGAGCGCCAGATACGCAGCGCCGAATTCGCCGAGGAAATAGGGGAACGGACTCGCAGCGACGCCCACGAGCAACAATCCCGTCGCGACCAGCAGCGCCCGTCGCTCACCGATAGCGATCGGAAGCGTGTTCAGTCCCTCCTCTCGATCACCCTCGATATCCTCGACGTCCTTGATGATCTCTCGAGTCAGCGTGGCAATCGCTGCGAGCAAAAAGAGGACCACGGCTGGCCCTAACTCGCCGACCGCTGCTGCCCCGAAGAGGAACGTGCTCCCGACGAGATAGGCGACCAACGCGTTCCCGACTCCGGGGAGACCCTTGAACACCTCCGTGTACGCGACCAGCGCGGCGAGGTTGATCGCCGCAATCGCAATCGCCAGCCGTGGAAGCACGAGCGCGAGCGCGACCGCAGCCCCGAAGAGCACGAGACTGAATACGAGCGCACCGCGTGGCGACACCGCACCGCGGGGAATCGCTCGTTCGGGCTGATTGATTCGATCGATCTCTCGGTCGAAGTAGTCGTTGATCGCGTTGCCCGCACCGACAGCCAGCCCAGTTGCCGCCACCGCAGCGGCCACCGCAAACGGGTACTCGCTAACGCTGCCGGCGACGAACGCCCCAATGAACGTCAACACGCTGGC is part of the Natronorubrum sediminis genome and encodes:
- a CDS encoding CoA-binding protein, yielding MPLDTPAELKNVLDAETIAVVGCSSTPGKAAHDVPKYLLEQGYDVIPVNPFADEIFGRSVPDTLADVDDEIDVVCIFRPSEEVGEIVDAALEREDVDVVWTQQGIHDDDAAARVEADGRDVVQDRCMKVEHRRLVA
- a CDS encoding DUF5798 family protein, with the translated sequence MGLGSTAKKIQGLSDRAEAMYKQVQELQQRIIGLEEEVDDTHQTVEKIDHQLTEQRALLLAIAEEQGIDGEEILAEAAIDEAELEADENTEAETEAETGTDEPVENVDAPSE
- a CDS encoding RAD55 family ATPase → MHGLADSLPEKGFQPGTNVLVAGPPMTGKRTLAFDILANGVDRGGGSIVVSTEDDATTVLEAIDESVDDLQTAPESSGADAAVAEAATTATDSSGGRESTAGSRDSGPVGVVDCVTKQRGVGTVEDDPRVKYASSPVDMTGIGISLSAFLEEFYEGRGVTENRVLLHSVSTLLLYSNLQTVFRFLHVFTGRVQSADATGIYVIDSTAHDEQTMNTLKQLFDAVIELEDGEDGTPIITTAGFSS
- a CDS encoding geranylgeranylglycerol-phosphate geranylgeranyltransferase — its product is MTAGETVRGLLELTRPVNVVAASVLTFIGAFVAGSVSEYPFAVAAAVAATGLAVGAGNAINDYFDREIDRINQPERAIPRGAVSPRGALVFSLVLFGAAVALALVLPRLAIAIAAINLAALVAYTEVFKGLPGVGNALVAYLVGSTFLFGAAAVGELGPAVVLFLLAAIATLTREIIKDVEDIEGDREEGLNTLPIAIGERRALLVATGLLLVGVAASPFPYFLGEFGAAYLALVVPAVAIMCYATYESFDDPTAGQEHLKYGTFLAAVAFIVGRGVIVFPV
- a CDS encoding alpha/beta fold hydrolase translates to MPELTLEDGHLWYELQGTGRPLVFIHGGWSNARAWAPQVDRFADEYQVLTLDVRGHGNTGVTDSERYSIELFTDDLERLLADLDLEQPILCGLSLGSMVVQEYLDRHPNDVAAAILGGAVRSMPPLEVPDSTKALFTPTPAIAASVALSGSRATFRSMCGSIRAATGGHWLSVNPEIRRDAIAAVGDIDRDEFRKIFDALYRYDPPDLSVDAPTLVVHGASEAPLVKRQGRQLVRDLPRGERVVLPDSGHLVNQDRPDAFNTTCATFLESAFERRRPVSSE
- a CDS encoding uracil-xanthine permease family protein, with the protein product MTDAGDNSVDRDADSGDEREVSDDIEYGIDEKPPVGESTVLGIQHYLTMVGANIAVPLILADVMGMPEELWPQFIGTFFVVSGIATLAQTTFGNRYPIVQGAPFSMLAPAMAIIAVVTAGGVGGGDDWQAALLQLQGAIIVAATVQVAMGYFGLVGKLRNYLSPVVVAPTIALIGLSLFDADQITQTDQSWLLLGLTLGLILLFSQYLELKHKAFRLYPVILGIGIAWITAAGLSVTNVLGSDHPGHVPLGDVTDTTLLLPIHPFQWGMPEFTTAFIIGMFAGVLASIVESIGDYYAVANMTGNGAPSEQRINHGIGMEGLMNIFSGVMGTGGSTSYSENVGAIGLTGVASRYVVQIGAVVMLVFGFVGYFGQLVATIPDPIIGGLFIAMFAQIVAVGIGNLKHVDLESSRNVFIIGFALFIGMAMPAYMGNFETTLAFRDAVGVEAALAGQPGWLETAGEAVVDTVYIIGSTGMAIGGLAALFLDNTIPGSREERGLAAWEQITEDDDEFESFWERWRGSEQDQ